AGGCGCTCAACATGGACAGCCAGGGCGTGGAGATCATCGGTCAAGCCGGCGCCGCGAGCCAGCTCATCCCGACGCTCGAGGCCTCGCCCTGGCTCGACCGCGTGGAGTTCACCTCGCCCGTGACCAAGGGACAGGGCAAGGAGCAGTTCCGGCTACGCGCCAGCTGGGAGCGGCGCTAAGATGGCAACCCTGACCCGTCGCGAGCGCACCCTGATCGGTCTCGCCGTGGCCGGCCTGCTGGTCGTGGCCCTGTACCTCTACGTCGTGGAGCCGCTGGTCGTCCGGGGCCGTGAGCTGGCCGAGCTGGCGCCGGCGCGCGAGGCTACGCTTGAGGCGCGGCGCCGGCTGATCGCGCAGCGGCCGCGGCTGACCGAGGAGCTGAACGAGGCCGGGCGGGGCTTCGAGGAGCAGGCCGCGCGCCTCCTCCCCGGGCCCACCCCGCCGTTGGCGGCGTCGGAGCTTCAGAAGCTGGTCAAAGAGGTGGCAGCGGCGGCCAATGTGGACGTGCGCAGCGAGCGCGTGCTGCCGCCCGCCGACCTGGCAGGGCTGCAGGAAGTGCCGATAGAGCTGACCGTGACCGGAAATATGCGAGAGACCATGACCTTGCTCTACCAGATCGAGCGCACGACCAGGCTCCTCACGGTCCGGGACATCAAGGTCCGCGTGGTCGCCGTCGGCCAGCCGCGGGAGCTCCTCACCACCCTGACCGTCGCAGGCTACCTCCTGCCCCCGCCGGCGGGCGCGGGGACCAACTAACCATGTCGCGACGGCTCCTAGTCCTCAACGTCGTGCTCGGCATCGTGAGCATCGCGCTCGCGGCAGGCATCGTGCGCACGCTCATCGTGAGACGCGCGCTGCCTGCGCCAGCCGCGCCGCCGGCCGCGACAGCGCCGCCGCCGGCCGCGGCATCGGTGAGCGTGGAGCCCGACCTCTCGGGCTACGCGGTGATCGCGGCCCGGAACCTCTTCAACCCAGGCCGAAGCGAGAGGGCGGTGGCTGCGGCGCCCGTGGCCAAACCTATCCTCCACGGCGTGGTGATAGACGGCGCCAAGAGCCGCGCCTTCCTCGAGGACCCCGCCGCCAAGCGGGTGGCTGGCTACTCCGTGGGCGACATGATTGGCGGCGGCCGCATCCAGCAGATCGCCGAAGACAAGGTCGTGATCGAGCGACCTGAAGGTCCCCTCGAAGTCCTGCTGCGGGATCCGTCCAAGCCCAGGGCGACCACGGTCAGCGCGGCACCGGGCCAGCGGCCTCCGGCTGCAGCAGTGGCACCGGCACCACCGTCGCCTCCGACTCCGCCCGCTTCAACGCCTCCCCAGCTCAGGCGGCGCGTGCCGCTTCTAGGGCAGCCGGGCTATGAGTAGCCCGAGACTGACGGCGTGGCTGCTGCTGGTCGCGCTGGCGCTCGGGGGGTGCAGCTCGTTAGGCGCGGGACGCGCCGGCAAGGCCGCGGGCGCCGCCCAGCCGTCCCCGACCCGCATCGAGGTGCGCACTGAGCCGGTCCCGCTGCCGCCGGTGCCGCCTCTGCCTTCGCCGCTCCCTCCGCCGGCTGTCTCGCAGGCCGCGCCCCCGCCGCCGCTGTCGATCGGCCCCGCGCGTCCGCCCGATCCCACGTCGCCCCCGGCAGCAGCCGCAACAACGGAGGCGCCTTCACCACCGCCGACAACGGGAGCCTCCTCACCGCGGACCATCGTTTTCAACTTCGACAATGCCGACGTCGAAGTTGTGATCCAGGCGGCCGCCGAGATCGTGGGCTTCAACTACGTGCTGGCGCCGCAAGCGCGGGGGCGGAAGGTGACGGTCCAGACCATCGGCAAGATCGCCAGCGACGACGTCTTCAACGTGCTGCTGACCATCCTCGACGTCAATGGCCTGACGGCCGTGCGCTCGGGCAGCCTCTACCGGATCATCCCGCGCGAGGGCGCGCCGCAGGCTTCCGTCCGGACCGTCGTCGGGCGCGACGCGGACCCATCGCGCGCCGGCGACGAGATCCTGACCCAGATCGTGCCGCTCCGCTACATCGGCGCGGCGGACGCGGTCAATCTCCTCCGTCCCT
This sequence is a window from Candidatus Rokuibacteriota bacterium. Protein-coding genes within it:
- the gspM gene encoding type II secretion system protein GspM, giving the protein MATLTRRERTLIGLAVAGLLVVALYLYVVEPLVVRGRELAELAPAREATLEARRRLIAQRPRLTEELNEAGRGFEEQAARLLPGPTPPLAASELQKLVKEVAAAANVDVRSERVLPPADLAGLQEVPIELTVTGNMRETMTLLYQIERTTRLLTVRDIKVRVVAVGQPRELLTTLTVAGYLLPPPAGAGTN
- a CDS encoding type II secretion system protein N; protein product: MSRRLLVLNVVLGIVSIALAAGIVRTLIVRRALPAPAAPPAATAPPPAAASVSVEPDLSGYAVIAARNLFNPGRSERAVAAAPVAKPILHGVVIDGAKSRAFLEDPAAKRVAGYSVGDMIGGGRIQQIAEDKVVIERPEGPLEVLLRDPSKPRATTVSAAPGQRPPAAAVAPAPPSPPTPPASTPPQLRRRVPLLGQPGYE